The genomic stretch CATGGCGACTGGGGTGGCTTTTGAGAGGCAGCCACCCTGACCTTCAGTGTTCCAGAAGATACTCCCCGATCAGATGATACAGAAGATGGTCCCTGATCGGATGATGTAGTTCTATAATTGAGATGTCGTTGGCGAGCTTTTGATTTCTGCCTCTTCTTTGGAGAAAGCcaagtcaaaagttgaggttgcACAGGAGAAGGGAGACCTCTACTTGGTGAGAGCCGAAGCCGCTTAAGACTCTAGATGATTGGGCTAGGGGGACTTTCAGCTCTTTGCTTTTGTCTGTCAAGGCTAATTTGGTTGTCCTCCTTAGATTATAGTTCTTCAATAATGACCATGGATGGAGGAGTGGATGGTCAGCCCTGTATTTCAGAGGATATCAGGACAATCTTAGATAAAGGAGACAAGGCAGTAGTAccttgaggaaagaaaaaaaaaaaactaaatccgCATACACGGAACCCAAACCTTCAGATTTACCCAAATCTGTATTGAGGAACCCTAACATAGGAACTATCCTAGAGCTGAGAATCCAAAGGATTAAGCTCCAATAGACGACTAAGGGTGAAAATGCTGCTTAGTCACCACCGATCATCAAAAACCCCTCACGGGAGGGGAGATCGCTCAGTAAGAGGAAGTCGGAAACCCGAAATGGGAGGTCACTGCAAAAACCCTCAGAGTGCGAGGTAAGTTCTGACACCTCTCTCTTGGACTTCTTAACAAATATACAAATTTAAAACATTTCAAAGTTGAAATTTATCATATaaaattaccataaaaaaattcatacaaTAAGTTAAATAATTCAAAAGGCCAGCCCTTAACATTTCGTTGCATTAGCCATTCTATCGCCTCTTGATAATATGTTCAAATTACAACATGGTCCTAAACCTATTATTATGCTTCTTAGAGCTCCTGATATTCTCCTTTTCTTTATGGGctcaatttgattttatttttagaaacggtttttccatttttctgtgctcagaaacggaaaaacatctcaaaaaccatttgattttctgtttagtttcacttatttttggaaacaaaaataaaaatttatgtctatttctgTATCtggaaacaggaatggagaaacaagttagacttgtttttctgtttttagaaacaagtgggagtgacaaaaattgtgaaaaactcAATACTTTACTCgaccaacccaaaccctaacccattgttgaaacttctcgctatccaaatgcagtgattccaacctggttgtgcgaagctcacagtttcggattgccttcatccttttgaagctcatctccatgaagtatacctacaactccaacgtcatgccttcactcatgtcttgaactcgactaTACTATTGAAAACGTTTCGGAAAATAGAAAAACCAAATGcctttttgcaattccaaaaatcgTTTCCTAGCACATATACGACAAAAactatttctgctgtttctagacatagaaacaggagaaacaaatttggcaccgtttgataacgtttctatgtctagaaacaccAGAAATGGATTTTTACGTTTTTGGAAcgaaacggattttttggtgtttgataaacctgtttcttaaaattttttttgcagacataatgccattaaaaaacccaataatatcatcggatgcccaaaacgGAGAGAGGGTTTAGTTGcctctttttaagtttaaatagttGGGAGATTTATCaagcacaacaaccttttttttctttgaaattaatttctagaaacaacgacttgtttcatcaaagtcgtttctagaattgtaaataggcatcgattttgatttatgtttctagaaaagaGTGAaatagaacaactttatcaaatgatttttatgctgtttctccatttttaagaacaaaaaaacgctgaaacaacagaaatgacagaaatagaacgttatcaaacagtgcctttAATCAAACGGGCCATTTTTACGAATTTACTACAAAACCATTATTCATATAGACAAGCCCATCTTGAAGCACTATTCAATAACTCATAATTGTCATCACTTATAACAAGACATGATGCCCCAACCGACAACCTAAGGTCTGTATCAACCtcccacatttcacatttcacatttcatccAACTGAATCTAACCAATCAATTGGGAAAGACTGGAGGCAATGAGTTGTACGTCATAATCTCATTTGGTAATATGTCTATCAAAGTTCGGTAAGGACTTTTTGTTGGCGAAACGGAGCATTATTGTGACGCATCCACAGGTGAAAGAATGAAATTGCTTATTAACTCTAGATATAGTAGGATTCATTAGGATACATCATTTAACTAAGTCTTGGATATTTGACGAATGTGGAAATTTATAAATTGGATGTATATGGTTGAATTTGGGTATGAAGTTCAACATATGACCAATCTCTCTTTATGCCTTACTTATTCGGCAGTTAAAATTATCACATCATCTTTCCGAATGTAAAAAGTATCGTATAAATACTTTCCAATATGGGTTGTCAAAAAACTTCATACCTCATATGTGAGATGtttcaaatgaaataaaattaactaAAAGGACTTACGACAACATATGTATCATCCTTATTTAAAGTCCTAAGATCCAGCTGCCCCATCCTAACTTTCGTGGCTAGAATACATCTCAAGTTTATATATACATTAGATTGTACCTTCACATcaacatatttaaattgttCATCAATAGATAAGTTCTTGTTTTCTTGTTGATTTTGAAGTAGCGAGACATATGTTCATCATTTTTCGCATGGATCCATTTGTGTTTGCCACCAAACATAGCTGTGTGACCTCCTTATAGTAGGGTCTTAAAACCCATAATTGAAAACAAGATTATCCTCCATCAATTTCCAATCCAAATCTAATTAGCATCCGTCTTAAATAAGCTACAAGATTTTTCacaaatttttagttttttagagatttatatccaaaaaaaattttgtatttcGTTTTTTAAGAAGTACATTTGATTGATTTTCTACCATTTTAATaactaaaagaaggaaaaatgtaAGGTAAGAAAGATCAAAGAACATTCAtaacttattttttaaataggGAATTAGTTTTTGTCACCCAAGTGGTGAATTAACTAGTTATAACCTTGCTTTCTCTCCaccttgtcttattcccaaaagtatttaattcaattttttcaaTGAAGGTAAATCTACAAAAAAAATAGTACAAGGTGCAAGGTACATCAGTCAAAGTTTTACGATTACCTTATTCCATATGAACCATTTGCCTATATATATTTTAGCCAAAGGTGTGTGGGCCAGCTtatgcgcacctcgactaatcctcagggAGACTAACACAGCAATCCATTGcaatgatctccacttaaattgcagatgcacagatggagaatcgaacttgagaccgtgcgcctaatccacacaatccttagttcgccctaaccatctgggcaatcCACGGGTgagtacagaataaataagaaaacacatacATACACTCACACAATTCGTACGACAAGGTtcaatcccacgacctcctcccttgGGTGTCGGCTCCACAAgctgaagctaccaccactaggctatcctagtgtttgtAAACCGTTTACCTGTAACTATTCAATATCCTTATGAAAAGTTTATCACATTAGAAAGTTTTTGCAGTCGAATCCACGCATATATGATGATATTATGATATAGTAATATAATATCATATATGATGATAGTATAAATATATATGAATAGGATTTTAAATTCTAAATTATAGATATAGCGTAGAATAAGATATatgaaataaattaataaacttAAGGCTCTCTTtcgtttaatttttatttgtatttatttgacttatttctatttttacaagtgtttgatataatttatagcacttatttctatttataataaattataataaatcataaatcacaaattactctcaagctatttgtgatttgtggcaacaaatcatttatgttgatttttgctaccttaaatgagcacaTGTGCtgaactactcaaaatcaatattaaataggtaacttcattatgttttatactttttagtaaaaaaacctcaaatcctatcatctctcttgctcaaagctcaaagttgaaggtgaaaactgaaacctattttctcattatataatctattttataaatagtaaccaaacaaatACTATTTATGAtctataatttattgtcacaaagaATAAAATggttaataaatataaatagaaatcatactaaAGAGATCCTTAGTAGATTGTGTCTCACGCATATACCTTTAAAAACACATCAtaaacataaataataaaatgtaAAAAGCGGCATCAATCAGAATCAGAACTATTTTGTGTTTAACCCCCCAGTTGGAGAAGTTATAAATTTGTAACACCATCAAAGCCTCATGGGGTAAATGATTGGAATTAGTCAGAATCGGTCCCAAAAAACCTAGAAACAGCCTCTCAAACCTGAAATCCAGCGATCgaggagtccacatcctctgtagTAAgcagtgaggtgcagtgagcatcagaCGACTGAGAACATTTGGGCACGTGCCCCAAGGAGCTCCTATTCAcctgatgctcactgcaccggtGCAGTGGCTACAGATAATTTTCACATACAATCGAGtcccaaaaaccccaaaatcatccTCTCCAGAACGGTCAGGTTTCGATTGAAtcggaatcaaaatcaaaatcagctGGACCCGGTTCGGGTTTCATACCTCCAGGAATGTCGTTTGGTTCAAGTGTTTGGCCCGCGATGTGATGTTATCACTTGTTATCTCGAAGTGTCATCCTAGTTCGAACTCTGTAGACGAGCTTTGCAGGAATGAGGTGAGGGAAGAACCAGTGGATTCATCCATGAATTTGCATGGAATCACTCAAACTATAGAAACAACGACAACAGCATTCGACTCTTTCAGTACCTGTCGGTCCTCACAACCTCTTCACTGTCGTGTTCACTACCTGCGGAGCCAAGCGAAACCTTCCATCCCCATTCACAGATATGGCCGTGGAAGTGATTTAAATCTTCTTCTGTTCGCTCCACAAGCTTTCTTGCGCAGTTCCAAGAAAAGGGCTGAGAGAAACGGTTATACCCTTTTGAAGGCAAGTCGTAGAGAGTCCCCATCTGAAGTGTTGGGCGTATCGCCCACTGCAACGCCTGAAGAGATTAAGAGAGCTTATAGAAAGCTTGCTCTCAGGTACCATCCTGATGTTAACAAGGAGGTAATTACGTTCTTCTTCAATCGTCTTTCCCTCTTGGATTTTGATGTATTTAGCCCGAAATTTAAGTTTATctgcttttattttcaattttccttttagCTTCATAAGAATTAAAGTAAGCAATTAGTACAAAGATAACAGATAAAAGGAATCCAATTTGTAATTTGGAGACATTTCAAGAAAAATGTTGAACAGGGCATTCATAGGTAGGTTTTGGGTAAGAATTGGgcaatttttccctttttcttacTACTTTGGTGTCTGGGTGATCGGTGATGATTAAGAGACTCTTGATGGGGTTTATAGAACACCACTGATGTGAATCCGAGGACTGATTTTTCATCTAAGAGATCCTCTGGGTAATCTTGAATTAGAGGGTGTTTGATAGCTGAGACAAATCCAGAATACCACTTAAGTTGGTTACCCAACCGCTTGGTGTTTGTTGCAGATATGATAGACTTCAGACAACCCTGGTAAGGCATTGAGAAAATGCAATTGATTAACGAAGGGGTAAATGTACTTTTTTTGGAGAGATCCAGTGAAAAAAATAGGAAGGGGGAGAATGTGGTAGCAGAACAATGGCTCAGATCATTCTTGATGTGTTCTTCGTTTGAGAACAACCTTCTAATGGAGAGGAGCTTCTCCTTGAGGACTCACGATTGTTACAAGGATTTAAAGATGTATAAGAAACCAGATTGGTGGTAGCCAATCCCATTCTAACCTAGCCTGATCTCTGACTGACTTCCATAGCTATTGGCTGGATCGGTCCCCGACAATCTCAATCCCAATGGATTGAGACAGAGTAGTAATTAGGCCCTTAAAAGTGCAATCGATGTGCTTGTTTGTAGGATATCCCAAGCTCAGATAATGCCTAAAACTGGAGTTGATGTCTGATGAAAAAGACCACCCAACACCTCTCACCTTTTGGGAAGAGTGTCTTCAACATCAAAGAATATCTCTTTGCCAAAGAGGATTTGTTCCACTATTTTAAGGCTTCCCGATGCTGTTTATTGGAGCAGGTTCTTTGCAATGGTTCATAGGTTACAACTTTGCCTCTAATTCTATGCCTCAGACATTAGTATAGGTTATTCATGTCAGATGCACTTGCTTCTCCTTGAATCATCTCCACCTAGTTAGCTTGCACTAGATCTGCTTGGATGCTAACCACAGCCTCATGGTGTATTACATAGTTAACGGtgaagtatcccatcttaaaacTGCTAAAACCGAGCCTCGGGGCATAAGCATTGTAATGCCAAGGTTTTCCTTGTTTGCTTCTTGAAGGAATTCTCATGGAGTCTCAGGAATCCATGAAATGTTGGAATCTAAATGCATGTCCGCGTGAACACTATGCAGGACTTCGCAAAATGcgtttacaacaacaacaaaatcagccttatcccaactcaatgggttggctacatggatccgtgcaaaacaaaataagaaaaaagaaagttaaatgaaaataaaatgagaGTAAAAGGGAAGAAGCACAGCCCAGCAGAAgaggaaaatctcagctaaatggggacGGCAAAATGCATGTGCTGTGTATACATCATTAATGGGAAAATCTTGCTGGTTTGGTTACAACAGGATTGTatccttactttcttttttttcttcaactttttAGTACAACACACTTTTTCAGGATAAATCCTGTCATCTCACATAAAAGAtgcattaaataactttcaactttttgaaaacccttttcacccctacatttttcttttgtttgtgaatGTAACTTTTGCATTAGATACtgtattaaataacttttgggaataagacgAGAGGCAATTAAAAGAAGGCTACAACTTCTTAGGTCACTACTTTGATGACAGAAAGTTGTTCCCTTAATTGATATACCCGGATACAATTTATATCCCCTCTATCTCACACATGCTTATCTTGTGTGGGGAGTGAGGAAGAACTGGTTGTTGTTACTGAatgaaataaaatctaaaagcACTTCAGGTTTTGTTGCTGTATTTCACAGTAGCATGTACTGCTTAGATGTAATTTCCTTAAAAAGTTACTGGCTTTCACATTTACAGGCAAATGCTCGGGAGAAATTTGTGAGGATAAAACATGCATACAATACATTATTGACCTCAGAATCATGGCAGAGATACGACTATGGAAATAGTGGATCCAGTTATTCCAACTCCGCAGTTCAAATAAATCAAGATGAGGAGGAGTTCTATGGTTTTGGTACTGATTCATATGTCCTTGGAGATCCATACATATATTTTTCCACTCCCCTCCCCATACCCTGGTCTGCGTTTCTCCCCcgcttttgttttcttctgtaAGAGGACTCCCATGTGTAATCCATCTAGTGGTGAGTCCCGTTGCTCTATTTATGAGCCGCACTTACTGCAATTGCCTACTTCCAGATATGTACCTTAGATTATAGTGTGGTGTAATGTTTGGCCTTGAAGCTAACTAAGAGATTAGGGGGGATGGGGAGTAAAaccttttggaaaaaaaaaaaatctgacctCATCTTGTAGTTTATTGTCTTCAGATAGGCACAGCTTCCTTAAATTCATATACTTAAGCTGTTTATTCCTGCAGGTAATTTTCTGAGGGATGTTCAAATAACAATAGGTAGAATCATCCTTTTTTATGGGACAAAATGgaggctgatttttttttctttttttaagagcATTTACACTATTATGAAGAAACCTAGTGTGTGGTATTTTTAAATCTGCATGTTGGTTATTTTACAGGGGACTTCTTTAGAGACCTCCAAGTAGAATTCCGTAACTGGGAAGCTAATGTTGGTTCACAAGGGAAGCCAAAGGGCTTATGGGAGGAGTTGACGGTAAGACATCAATACATTATTATATTCAGTATTTTAACTCTTGAATGAATCTTCCCTCTCTACTTTCTTGTAAATATAATCTTTTAGGCACGCATGTTTCCTCAACATAGAGAAATGAATAAGTAACATGGTGTAGACCATAAGTAAGGACTGTTTGTAGAGGAAACTACTCAAAAGTTCATTTGCAGGACACTGGCGAAGAATTTGTGGAATTTCTAGAGAAAGAGCTGAACGTCACTGATCCTGAAGCTGGAAACGATGAAACACCTCCCAGTAGTGTTCCATATTCAAAATCCAGGTCAGATGGTAGGGGAGATGAACAAAACAGAGCAGGCAACAAGAATAGCATTGAGGACCATATCATTGAGATTGAAGCCACTCTTGCTCAGTTGAAAAACGAATTAGGGCTATAGGGAAATGTGGTACTTTCTGTTGTATGTTTGTTGAGACAAAAGAGAATACTGGTGAAAATGGCAAAAGAGCTTATGTGCAAAACTAGTTTCTGCATCATGTTGGAGCAGATTGGCAAGACTGTTGTGGACAtagtttcttttcttcccctccccctccccctccctctctaTTGAGTGCATTGATAATTATAATGTCATGGTTGAAGCAATCAAAATTGGATTTTCTATATATGCTTCTTGAATTGGATTCTCTTCGGATATCAGTTCCCTTCCAATGCAGGATTAAAGTTTTAAGTTGGGGAAAAGAAGGCAATGAATTGGGATAAAACACATAACATGCTTGACATTGGATGAAACCTTTTGTTTGCCAAGTCACTGAATATGAAAGGGTTGTATTCCTAACTTCTAAATCAATCTATTGAGAAATTCTATtcaattttctttccaaatgcTATTCTATTAGAAAGTAGTCATtccaaaagggaaagcaataggCCCCATTGTCTTTGTATAACATTTCACCTTAAATAGTCTTCCAAatggccaaaaaaagaaagggggggggggttgtttcAAAAATTGGTAAAAGTGTGTAAGGATACTCTCAGTTACATGGAGAGGTACACCCAAGTGAGAGAAGTAAAGAGGAAGGGGAATGAATGAGCTAAATAGATTGATCATTTGGAATATTATGGGAAAATCAAATACAACATTCATTTTCACCATcaaatttgacacatggctGATCCTGAGGAACCATATGGCCTGACCAATGTTGTCCTCCATGTGGTTCAAACTCCATAGGTTGTTTGGTTGAGCCTAGGATTTGAAATATTGGATCGGCCAATGCGAATTAAGACAGATCCTGCACATaaactagggtttagggttttttctagCCGATTTCCACCGATTCCAATCCAGGATCAGATCGGCATGAATCTGGACTGATCCGGATCCCCGATTCCAGGTTTTCAAACCCTGGTTAAGTCTCTGCAACAACCATTTTTATTGcacatcattaaaaaaaaaaaaaaaaaaccctaacaaaATTTATAAGTTAAAATGATTTGATATATTGGGGGGAAAGGGACAGTTATTTCAAAGCCTAATATCTGCCATATTGTAACTTAGTTGGAGTCCATACTGCAGGCATACAGTCCATATCATAATCCACTCCGTTTTTTAGGTTTCAACCCAAACTCATCTCACCAAGTGATTGTCCcaagttttgattttaaaaacagTCTAAACAACCAACCTTCTATTCAATAATTAGTgggattctaccaaaaaaaaaattagtgggaagaaatagacaagaataaaaaaaaattagtgggaagaaataGACAAGAATAAATGTAAAAAATTGGTGGGCATACTGTTAAGCTTAGCTGCCAATTTTGACAATGGATATAGTACTTTATCCGCTTAAGGGAACCCAATCAAAGAAAACTCCCTCAAATTCTGCACAGCccaaaaacagagagagagagagaagattttaTTGATATATGTTAGTTTATGATCCAGTAAATGAGTTTTTTCAGCAAAATCATTGAAAATTATACAATGGACCGAGTTTTCCGTCACCCATGATGAAAAGAGAACCACTTCATTCATGGGTTCTGATGCTTGGTTGGGACTCCTGAAATAGCGAACCTGATATTCAAAACTTCGTCAATATAaagtgggggaggggaggggaNNNNNNNNNNNNNNNNNNNNGGGGAATTGATGAGATCACAGTGctgggtgaaggaaaacattCCCCTTATATGATAGTTCCCATTTCCCCAGTCTCATTCAGCACCAGTCAATGCAAGAATTTAAATGTTTTATATGATCACTACAAATGATGGTTATCTGATAGTTTATTGTGAAAAGAAACATTAAAACATATATCATTCTAACCAATAGAAAGGTATATAATATTAGAGGCAACTGTAGGAAAGATGAAATATATAGATTGTATATAATGACTTGATTAAAATTTACAGGCCTTTAAAGTTGTCCATCATTTAAGCACATCAAAATTCAGGAGACGACGATAAGTATAAACTTCTTCAGTATCCGTCTGTGGTAGTTTCAGTACATATTGTTCCAACTtccaaaacaagaaaacaaggaCTGCCTAAAAACATAACAAGGACTCAGATTGTAGAACTTGTCCAACTGCTTTTGGCGGTTTTTTCAGGTAAAAGACTAAAACAAAGCCCAGCACAAGAATGCTTGTTTTTTCCCCCATTTCACTGAGCATCAGCTTGAGAATGCCAATGAACTGGATATTTTGTATATACTTCTAAAATGGTTTGTTTTGTCTTCCCTTACTCTGTTAGTAGCATTGGGACTTCTTTAATGGGAGTTGGAACCTGCAAAATCAGAAACATTTAATCCAAGTTAGccaaaatttatgttttatttCCACTATCCTGGTAAATAATCCACATATATAAACAGACTTGCATAAGAAATACATCCATGAATAAGAACATAAATTGAGACATGTCATGAAATGCCTGCATAGCATCACCAGAGAACCTACAGCATGGGTCTTAGCTGAAAAAGTCCTCCAATGAGTAAAGAAATGTATTTTTTCCACGTTTTGACTAAGTTTTGACTATTTTGCCATAGAAGATACATAGGCATGGAGCCAAATATTTTCAAACACCTCTAGAAACAGTTGGAGACACACTGAGAAATGCGTCTACACATGTATTTATATGTCACACAAACATAATGCAACTGGATGATTAGAAAATAACATTAGAAATCCACaatttaattgaataaaaaacaagtAATAAGTGATTCAACACTTTTTCATGTTGataacaagaaaatagaaacaccTATTCATCTAAAATGTACAGCAGGTATATAAGTATATTGCCATTTTCCACTCCTTTATCACATCCTTAAGACATTGAAGCATAACTTTTCCCCATAAATTAGTCATGGTTTTCATGGAACATCAGAATTGATGGCTGGACCATTCAAAACACCAACCATCAGTATCATCTGTTTTAGATGGTCTGTTCATAAGTTCTCATGTTGTCATTAAAAAGGGGGATCATATGGGCAGATGCCAAGTCCCCATCCTTTATACTGCTTCAACCTAGTTCATTCAATGGACGGCAGTTTCTCAAAATCTCTTTGTGCTGCTTTTACATATCTCCTTACCACAAAGACTAACAAACGGCTCATCTTCTTTATCTTTCACAACGTAGCACCCCACAAATGCTCTGCATATTATTTCTGAAACTTCAGATCCCATGACACTATTCATCATTTGCAGTTCATATACCATCCCTTAATCGCAAAACAAGACCAAGAGGGCATATTATTAAACAACAGTAAACAGTAAGACAGGTCAGCGTCCACAGTTGGTATCAACTAATTTGTTTCTCAATTAGTCATCAAATAGGTACATCAGTAACCTGTAACTGTTCTCCAATACATGGTTCATTTTTGTTGTTACCACAAAACCTCTAGGTAGGTCATATTGACAGGCTTCGAATGACAACCgtattacaatttttttcagGAGATTCTACCAATGATATAATGTCATTCCTTATATAATACCACATGATATGACAATATGTTGGGCCAAACATTCACATTTAACAGGAACAATCTTCCATACTTCATAAGTTCATATGTTTCATGTTAGAACTATGCAACAAActtataaccaaaaaaaaaaattgatatcaaatAATGAAATTCACTATAGTAATGAACTTGAGAAAAAACAAATTCCTCAGATCCATAAATGGCCCAGCCAAACAACCTGGCATATATACAACAACGAATTGAGTTGATCAACAAGTAATTTCCAGACTCGAACCTgcaaccactaggtcacaattgATTGATCACCCATTGAGAAAAATATATTCGTGTTTTCGAGGGTAGGAACTAGTTCCTAGTTGAGCAGAGTTTAGTTATAAGGAAATTGAAGATTCAAGCTCATCAAGAATTGTATATGAGCTTCTGAATGGTTTACAGtccctaattcttcttctcAATAAGCTATAAACACAACACTAGAACCATACCTCCTAAAATATAGACAATATATTATCAATACTTTCTGTAACGATTCAAATTACTCACTATCAACAAAGACCTGATTCAACCCCACCCTCCACAACCCTTCCGAAATGAACTGATACCCAATCttctaatgagaaaaaaattaaacatgTCAATGTGTAGGTATTGGATGGAGAACTTTTCATCAAACTAATGCTTctcaagaagagaaagagagaggtatAAAGAACAAGACATTAAGGAaccatataaaatatatcagGAAAGAAAAGTCATATTAAGATATGACTATATGAAAAGCCTAAGATAAGCTCCAAGAAATTCTATTTATATGGTGCTGATTgagtatttataggctacttgCCCCAGCAATTTGACCCCCATATCGCTCCAACAATTTCAAGGTAAACTGTAAACAAAATCACAACATATTCCTTCTGCCAAAAGAGCCTTCAAGTAGAGAATATCTCATGTTTTCAGGTTTCTTCACCGTTCTGATTCAAAGAAACAATCGGAAAAGAAAATAGCATGAACTTTGATCCAGAAAGTAGTCATTTTCGATTCATGGCAATTGCGATAACTTCCTACTAACTTTAACCACTCAAAAAATTTACCCAGTTT from Macadamia integrifolia cultivar HAES 741 chromosome 14, SCU_Mint_v3, whole genome shotgun sequence encodes the following:
- the LOC122061015 gene encoding chaperone protein DnaJ-like isoform X2, producing the protein MLSLVISKCHPSSNSVDELCRNEVREEPVDSSMNLHGITQTIETTTTAFDSFSTCRSSQPLHCRVHYLRSQAKPSIPIHRYGRGSDLNLLLFAPQAFLRSSKKRAERNGYTLLKASRRESPSEVLGVSPTATPEEIKRAYRKLALRYHPDVNKEANAREKFVRIKHAYNTLLTSESWQRYDYGNSGSSYSNSAVQINQDEEEFYGFGDFFRDLQVEFRNWEANVGSQGKPKGLWEELTDTGEEFVEFLEKELNVTDPEAGNDETPPSSVPYSKSRSDGRGDEQNRAGNKNSIEDHIIEIEATLAQLKNELGL
- the LOC122061015 gene encoding dnaJ homolog subfamily B member 8-like isoform X1, coding for MLSLVISKCHPSSNSVDELCRNEVREEPVDSSMNLHGITQTIETTTTAFDSFSTCRSSQPLHCRVHYLRSQAKPSIPIHRYGRGSDLNLLLFAPQAFLRSSKKRAERNGYTLLKASRRESPSEVLGVSPTATPEEIKRAYRKLALRYHPDVNKEANAREKFVRIKHAYNTLLTSESWQRYDYGNSGSSYSNSAVQINQDEEEFYGFGNFLRDVQITIGDFFRDLQVEFRNWEANVGSQGKPKGLWEELTDTGEEFVEFLEKELNVTDPEAGNDETPPSSVPYSKSRSDGRGDEQNRAGNKNSIEDHIIEIEATLAQLKNELGL